DNA from Evansella sp. LMS18:
AAAACTACATTCATAGAGGAGTTCTGGAAAAATGAAGAAATTCACCACACTTTTTTTCAGCACAGCGATTCTGCTCACTGCTGCTGCGTGTAATAACAATGACGGTAATGAAGCCGGAAGCGGAAATGAAAACGAGAGCGGGAATAATAACGCCGCAGAAGAAGATGTGACACTGAGTGTATGGGTAATGGGAACCGATGAGTACTGGAGAAGCTATCACGACGACTTAGTAGACCGGTTTCATGAGGACCATCCGAACATAACTGTGGAGTTGGATTATATTCCATGGGATGAAGGGGAGAGCCAGTTAATTAACTCATCAGCAAATAATACACTCCCGGATGTGTCTACCATTGCCGGGCGCTGGACAGCACAAATGGTTGCCATGGATGTGGTGGAGCCGTTAGATGATTATTATAATGAGGCTTATCCGGAAGAGTTTGTGGATGCGGCCTGGAATACTACCCAATATGAAGGCAGTACATGGGGACTTCCTGCAGGCTTTACGACGACAGGTTTATTCTACCGTGCCGACTGGTTTGAAGAAGAAGGCATAGAAGAGCCGCCGGCAACATGGGACGAGCTCCTTGAAACAGCAAAAACATTTACAGATGGAGAAAGATACGGATTTGGCATCGTTGGCGATGGCAGCATGGAAACGACACTGTTCTGGGCTCCGTTCCTTTGGGGTAACGGAGGGGACTTTC
Protein-coding regions in this window:
- a CDS encoding ABC transporter substrate-binding protein, encoding MKKFTTLFFSTAILLTAAACNNNDGNEAGSGNENESGNNNAAEEDVTLSVWVMGTDEYWRSYHDDLVDRFHEDHPNITVELDYIPWDEGESQLINSSANNTLPDVSTIAGRWTAQMVAMDVVEPLDDYYNEAYPEEFVDAAWNTTQYEGSTWGLPAGFTTTGLFYRADWFEEEGIEEPPATWDELLETAKTFTDGERYGFGIVGDGSMETTLFWAPFLWGNGGDFLTEDMTEAVFNSQEGVEALEFYTELYREAAPEGSINNSRGDSQNLFLADSVAMTTVGPWFPKFIEDDAPDMDYGITEYPVKEQAANLGTADHIAMFNTSEHKEAAWTFMEYFTNEENDLTWAKHQGFIPYRSANLTDDEILNDPDMAFFLDVAEDAVSYPTLPEWPQIDQAVADAVQQALMGAKSPEEALNDAAEAVNQLLEN